Proteins encoded together in one Raphanus sativus cultivar WK10039 unplaced genomic scaffold, ASM80110v3 Scaffold3735, whole genome shotgun sequence window:
- the LOC108831712 gene encoding LOW QUALITY PROTEIN: 1-aminocyclopropane-1-carboxylate oxidase homolog 6 (The sequence of the model RefSeq protein was modified relative to this genomic sequence to represent the inferred CDS: inserted 1 base in 1 codon; deleted 2 bases in 2 codons) — MEIDSYNERKAFDETKAGVKGLVDAHITEVPSIFRLPQGALSDKKPSVSASAIPIIDLADVDVSREDIAKKIKDAAETWGFFQVINHGVPLSVIEEIQGGVRRFHEKDLKVKASYFTRDPTKSVVYNSNFDLYNPSTLCVNWRDTFVCCMAPDPPNXEEIPLACRDAMIEYSKHVMTLGGLLFELLSEALGLHSETLKSMDCMKALNVLGHYYPPCPQPDLTFGTSQHSDSSFITILLQDQIGGLQILHKDSWVDVSPIPGALVINIGDYLQIITNDKFISVEHRVLANRAGPRISVAAFFSTNMLPSSTVYGPIKELLSEESPPKYKDFTLEEYNKGYFEKGLDGTSHLSRFKIYEEHLKE, encoded by the exons ATGGAGATCGACTCTTACAACGAGCGCAAAGCTTTCGACGAGACCAAGGCAGGCGTTAAAGGTCTCGTCGACGCTCACATCACTGAGGTTCCTAGTATCTTCCGTCTCCCTCAAGGTGCCTTATCCGACAAGAAACCCTCTGTTTCAGCCTCCGCGATCCCTATTATCGACTTAGCAGACGTAGACGTGTCACGTGAAGACATTGCTAAGAAGATCAAAGATGCTGCAGAGACTTGGGGATTCTTCCAGGTGATCAATCATGGTGTTCCTTTAAGCGTGATTGAAGAGATCCAAGGTGGAGTTCGTAGGTTTCATGAGAAAGATCTCAAAGTTAAGGCATCTTACTTCACTCGTGACCCCACCAAGAGTGTTGTCTACAATAGTAATTTTGATCTGTACAATCCTTCTACTCTATGTGTTAACTGGAGAGACACCTTCGTTTGTTGTATGGCTCCTGATCCTCCAA CTGAAGAGATCCCATTGGCTTGCAg GGATGCTATGATTGAGTACTCGAAGCATGTGATGACTTTAGGTGGTTTACTCTTTGAGCTTCTCTCAGAAGCTCTTGGTTTACACTCGGAGACGCTTAAGAGCATGGATTGCATGAAGGCTTTGAATGTGCTCGGCCATTATTACCCTCCTTGTCCACAACCCGACCTAACTTTTGGGACAAGTCAGCATTCTGACAGCTCCTTCATCACCATTCTTCTTCAGGACCAAATCGGTGGTCTTCAAATTCTTCATAAGGACTCTTGGGTCGATGTCTCTCCTATTCCTGGAGCACTCGTCATCAACATAGGAGATTATTTACAG ATAATAACGAATGACAAGTTCATAAGCGTAGAGCATAGG GTGCTTGCAAACAGAGCTGGACCGAGGATTTCTGTCGCGGCCTTTTTCAGCACAAATATGCTTCCCAGTTCAACGGTTTACGGACCAATCAAAGAGCTTCTCTCTGAAGAAAGCCCTCCA AAATACAAAGATTTCACTTTAGAAGAATACAACAAGGGATACTTTGAGAAAGGCCTCGATGGAACATCGCATCTGTCCAGGTTCAAGATATATGAGGAACACTTAAAAGAGTAG
- the LOC108831707 gene encoding RING-H2 finger protein ATL1-like, protein MDLTDRRNPFNNVAFPPPPPPPSTTFTSPIFPRGSSSGTTFPILAVAVIGILATALLLVSYYIFVIKCCLNWHQIDIFRRRSRRSGDQNPLMIYTPHELNRGLDESAIRAIPIFKFKKRDVASGGGGEDQNKSSQECSVCLNEFQEDEKLRIIPNCCHVFHIDCIDIWLQSNANCPLCRTSVSWDASFSLDLISAQNSSPVDNPPPPTPPPRDEVLRGEDDFLVIELGTSNGDNRQSVRNRDFLAEQERATSGQVLISPSPREFDHRAMHNKERIFHKVTSKGDECINTRGKDNQFGEIQPIRRSVSMDSSVDRQLYLELQEVIGRNTREIPVMVGDCSGSGGNNRVLKRCFFSFGSSRGSRNSSILPV, encoded by the coding sequence ATGGATCTAACGGACCGTCGCAACCCTTTCAACAATGTGGCCTttccgccgccgccgccaccGCCCTCAACTACCTTCACAAGCCCTATATTCCCACGAGGAAGCTCTTCCGGCACGACTTTTCCCATTCTCGCCGTGGCAGTGATCGGAATCTTAGCCACTGCACTCTTGCTTGTAAGTTATTACATCTTTGTCATAAAATGCTGTCTCAACTGGCACCAAATCGACATCTTCCGCCGCCGCAGCAGACGAAGCGGTGATCAGAACCCTCTAATGATATACACTCCTCATGAGCTAAACCGAGGTCTCGACGAGTCAGCCATCAGAGCGATCCCAATCTTCAAGTTCAAGAAGAGAGACGTTGCttcaggaggaggaggagaagatcAGAATAAGAGCTCACAAGAATGCTCTGTTTGCTTAAACGAGTTCCAAGAAGACGAGAAGCTGAGGATTATACCTAACTGTTGTCACGTGTTTCACATTGATTGTATCGATATTTGGCTTCAGAGCAACGCGAATTGTCCCTTGTGTAGAACCAGCGTTTCGTGGGACGCAAGTTTCTCTCTTGACCTAATCTCTGCTCAAAATTCTTCACCAGTGGAtaatcctcctcctcctactccTCCTCCTCGCGACGAGGTTTTAAGAGGCGAGGATGACTTCTTAGTGATTGAGCTTGGTACAAGTAATGGTGATAACAGACAAAGCGTGAGAAACAGAGACTTTCTTGCGGAACAAGAAAGGGCTACCTCGGGCCAGGTGTTGATCAGTCCTTCCCCTAGAGAATTCGATCATCGTGCAATGCATAATAAAGAGAGAATCTTTCATAAAGTGACGAGTAAAGGAGATGAGTGCATCAATACTCGTGGCAAAGATAATCAGTTCGGTGAAATTCAGCCCATAAGAAGATCAGTGTCGATGGATTCTTCAGTGGATCGCCAGCTGTACCTGGAGCTTCAAGAAGTGATTGGTCGGAATACCAGGGAGATTCCAGTGATGGTAGGAGATTGTAGCGGTAGTGGTGGTAATAACAGAGTGTTGAAGAGATGTTTCTTCTCTTTTGGAAGTAGTAGAGGTTCTAGAAATTCCTCAATACTGCCTGTTTAG